In a single window of the Halobaculum lipolyticum genome:
- the pfdA gene encoding prefoldin subunit alpha, translating into MSLGGGGQGQQQLQQLSQEIQAIEGEIEELEADIDDLRQEQRDMDEAIDALGQIDTGSTIQVPLGGGAYVRAEVQDLDEVVVSLGGDYAAELEEDDAVDALETRKGAIDDQIETVTEEKQELESEREQLEAQAQQMQQQMQQQQMQQMQQMADEADDGDE; encoded by the coding sequence ATGAGTCTCGGCGGCGGCGGTCAGGGGCAGCAGCAGCTCCAGCAGCTCTCCCAGGAGATCCAGGCGATCGAAGGCGAGATCGAGGAGCTGGAGGCCGACATCGACGACCTCCGTCAGGAGCAGCGCGACATGGACGAGGCGATCGACGCCCTCGGCCAGATCGACACCGGCTCGACGATCCAGGTGCCGCTGGGCGGCGGCGCGTACGTCCGCGCGGAAGTGCAGGACCTCGACGAGGTCGTCGTGAGCCTCGGCGGCGACTACGCCGCGGAGCTGGAGGAGGACGACGCCGTCGACGCGCTGGAGACCCGCAAGGGCGCCATCGACGACCAGATCGAGACGGTCACCGAGGAGAAGCAGGAGCTGGAGTCCGAGCGCGAGCAGCTGGAGGCGCAGGCCCAGCAGATGCAACAGCAGATGCAGCAGCAGCAGATGCAGCAGATGCAGCAGATGGCCGACGAGGCCGACGACGGGGACGAGTAA
- the rpl18a gene encoding 50S ribosomal protein L18Ae — protein sequence MSQFTVSGRFQTRDGMQAFTRSEDAVNENVAREHVLAKFGAEHNLNRTQVEITEVVAE from the coding sequence ATGAGTCAGTTCACGGTTAGCGGCCGGTTCCAGACCCGAGACGGGATGCAGGCGTTCACCCGCTCGGAGGACGCGGTCAACGAGAACGTCGCGCGCGAACACGTGCTCGCGAAGTTCGGCGCCGAACACAACCTGAACCGCACCCAGGTCGAGATCACCGAGGTGGTCGCCGAATGA
- a CDS encoding nucleoside recognition protein — translation MEPLGVALVALGPTLAELSPLASELASVLERVARIAVLVAVGVFLANVAVEFGLVERIAGFSRYLTGPANLPDEAGTAIVTTAASTTAGYGMLADFRESGRLSDRATMVAVVINTFFGFVQHLFTFYVPVIIPILGRETGVLYVGTRGAIALAITLTGVLAGALLLRGETGELAPADDDVAAGEATTDGGAGAADSADTTDTEDSADSADSADSAADADTADDTRARVVSAAESTWSKLKRIVPRLALVYTLVTLLVARVDLRALSTVAGPLADVAGLPAAVVPAIVIFVFDTTAGAAAFAPLIGETLTPEQAVAGMLIGGIVSFAFSTFKRSIPFQYGVWGPSFGSKVVAVNTGLKVVFISVAVAVFLA, via the coding sequence ATGGAGCCACTCGGCGTCGCGCTCGTCGCGCTCGGCCCGACACTCGCGGAGCTGTCGCCGCTCGCGAGCGAACTGGCGAGCGTCCTCGAACGCGTCGCGCGCATCGCCGTCCTCGTCGCCGTCGGGGTGTTCCTCGCGAACGTCGCCGTCGAGTTCGGGCTGGTCGAACGGATCGCGGGCTTCTCGCGGTACCTCACCGGCCCGGCGAACCTCCCGGACGAGGCCGGCACCGCCATCGTCACGACCGCGGCGTCGACGACGGCCGGCTACGGGATGCTCGCGGACTTCCGCGAGTCCGGCCGGCTGTCGGACCGCGCGACGATGGTCGCCGTCGTCATCAACACGTTCTTCGGCTTCGTCCAGCACCTGTTCACGTTCTACGTGCCGGTGATCATCCCGATCCTCGGGCGCGAGACCGGCGTGTTGTACGTCGGCACCCGCGGCGCCATCGCCCTCGCCATCACCCTGACCGGCGTGCTCGCGGGCGCCCTCTTGCTCCGCGGGGAGACGGGGGAACTCGCTCCGGCCGACGACGACGTGGCCGCCGGCGAGGCGACGACCGACGGCGGGGCGGGCGCCGCCGACTCCGCCGATACCACCGACACCGAAGACTCCGCAGACTCCGCAGACTCCGCAGACTCCGCCGCTGACGCCGACACCGCCGACGACACCCGCGCTCGCGTCGTGTCGGCGGCGGAGTCGACGTGGTCGAAGCTGAAGCGGATCGTGCCGCGGCTGGCGCTGGTGTACACGCTGGTCACGCTGCTGGTCGCCCGCGTCGACCTGCGGGCGCTCTCGACGGTCGCGGGACCGCTCGCCGACGTCGCCGGACTGCCGGCGGCGGTCGTGCCGGCCATCGTCATCTTCGTGTTCGACACCACCGCCGGCGCCGCGGCGTTCGCCCCGCTGATCGGGGAGACGCTGACGCCCGAGCAGGCGGTCGCGGGGATGTTGATCGGCGGCATCGTCTCGTTCGCGTTCTCGACGTTCAAGCGGTCGATCCCGTTCCAGTACGGCGTCTGGGGACCGTCGTTCGGGTCGAAGGTGGTCGCGGTGAACACCGGACTGAAGGTGGTGTTCATCTCCGTCGCCGTGGCCGTGTTCCTGGCGTGA
- a CDS encoding 50S ribosomal protein L39e: MTKKSKAKKKRLAKLERQNSRVPAWVMMKTDMEVTRNPKRRHWRRSDTDE, from the coding sequence ATGACCAAGAAATCCAAGGCGAAGAAGAAGCGCCTTGCCAAGCTGGAGCGGCAGAACAGCCGCGTTCCGGCGTGGGTGATGATGAAGACCGACATGGAAGTGACCCGCAACCCGAAGCGCCGCCACTGGCGGCGCTCGGACACCGACGAGTAA
- a CDS encoding translation initiation factor IF-6, producing the protein MLRVSFAGSSYVGVYAHAASDCIVVRPDVEDDLADTLADEFDVDVLQTTVGGSGTVGSLVAGNEHGLLVSRQATDREIAALREATGDPVERLPGKLNAAGNVVLANDYGAYVHPDLSAEAVDVVADTLDVPVERGSLGGVNTVGTAAVANNTGVLCHPDSEESELEALEDHLDVYADLGTVNYGAPLIGSGLLANDDGYAVGEDTTGPELGRIDDTLGFIE; encoded by the coding sequence GTGCTTCGCGTTTCGTTCGCCGGGTCGTCGTACGTGGGAGTGTACGCACACGCCGCCAGCGACTGCATCGTCGTGCGCCCCGACGTCGAGGACGACCTGGCCGACACGCTCGCCGACGAGTTCGACGTCGACGTGCTGCAGACGACCGTCGGCGGCTCCGGCACCGTCGGCTCGCTCGTCGCGGGCAACGAGCACGGGCTGTTGGTCTCCCGGCAGGCGACCGACCGCGAGATCGCCGCCCTCCGCGAGGCGACCGGCGACCCCGTCGAGCGCCTCCCCGGCAAGCTGAACGCCGCCGGCAACGTCGTGCTCGCGAACGACTACGGCGCGTACGTCCACCCGGACCTGTCCGCCGAGGCGGTCGACGTGGTGGCCGACACCCTCGACGTGCCCGTCGAACGCGGCTCGCTGGGCGGCGTCAACACCGTCGGAACCGCCGCCGTCGCCAACAACACCGGCGTCCTCTGTCACCCCGACAGCGAGGAGTCGGAGCTGGAGGCGCTGGAGGATCACCTCGACGTGTACGCCGACCTGGGCACCGTCAACTACGGCGCGCCGCTGATCGGCTCGGGGCTGCTCGCCAACGACGACGGCTACGCCGTCGGCGAGGACACCACCGGCCCGGAGCTTGGCCGGATCGACGACACGCTCGGGTTCATCGAGTAA
- a CDS encoding translation initiation factor IF-2 subunit gamma produces the protein MVTEQTQPEVNIGLVGHVDHGKTTLVQALSGDWTDQHSEEMKRGISIRLGYADATLRRCPDCAEPECYTVEETCPEHDVDTEILRTVSFVDAPGHETLMATMLSGASIMDGAVLVVSATEDVPQAQTEEHLMALDIIGIENIVIAQNKVDLVDDERARDNYEQIREFVEGTVAEDAPVVPVSAQQGVNVDLVIQALEDRIPTPERDESLPAKMYTARSFDINRPGTKAKDLLGGVVGGSLAQGTLEVDDELELRPGREVEEGGSSEYHAIETSVRSLQAGGRSQETVGPGGLLGVGTGLDPSLTKGDALAGEVAGEPGTLPPTREAFEMEVELLDRVVGEGEVEEISTGEPLMLTVGTATTVGAVTSARSGECEVNLKRPVCADEGAKIAINRRMGARWRLIGVGTLTE, from the coding sequence ATGGTGACGGAGCAAACACAACCGGAGGTGAACATCGGACTCGTCGGTCACGTCGACCACGGAAAGACGACGCTAGTGCAAGCGTTGTCGGGCGACTGGACCGACCAGCACAGTGAGGAGATGAAGCGCGGGATCTCCATCCGTCTGGGCTACGCCGACGCGACGTTGCGTCGGTGCCCGGACTGTGCCGAGCCCGAGTGTTACACCGTCGAGGAGACGTGCCCGGAGCACGACGTCGACACCGAGATCCTGCGGACGGTCTCGTTCGTCGACGCCCCGGGCCACGAGACGCTGATGGCGACGATGCTGTCGGGCGCGTCCATCATGGACGGCGCCGTGCTCGTCGTGAGCGCCACCGAGGACGTGCCCCAGGCCCAGACCGAGGAGCACCTCATGGCGCTGGACATCATCGGCATCGAGAACATCGTCATCGCCCAGAACAAGGTGGACCTCGTCGACGACGAGCGCGCCCGCGACAACTACGAACAGATCCGGGAGTTCGTGGAGGGCACCGTCGCGGAGGACGCCCCGGTCGTCCCCGTCAGCGCCCAGCAGGGCGTCAACGTCGACCTCGTGATCCAGGCGCTGGAGGACCGCATCCCCACGCCCGAGCGCGACGAGTCGCTCCCGGCGAAGATGTACACCGCCCGTTCGTTCGACATCAACCGCCCGGGCACGAAGGCGAAGGACCTGCTCGGCGGCGTCGTCGGCGGGTCGCTCGCGCAGGGGACGCTGGAGGTCGACGACGAACTCGAACTCCGCCCCGGCCGCGAGGTCGAGGAGGGCGGCTCCTCGGAGTACCACGCCATCGAGACCTCCGTGCGCTCGCTGCAGGCGGGCGGCCGGTCACAGGAGACGGTCGGCCCGGGCGGCCTGCTCGGCGTCGGCACGGGACTGGACCCCAGCCTGACGAAGGGCGACGCGCTCGCGGGCGAGGTCGCCGGCGAGCCGGGGACGCTCCCGCCGACGCGCGAGGCCTTCGAGATGGAGGTCGAACTGCTCGACCGCGTCGTCGGCGAGGGCGAGGTCGAGGAGATCTCCACCGGCGAGCCGCTGATGCTCACCGTCGGCACCGCGACCACGGTCGGCGCGGTGACGAGCGCCCGGTCGGGCGAGTGCGAGGTGAACCTCAAGCGTCCGGTGTGCGCCGACGAGGGCGCGAAGATCGCCATCAACCGTCGCATGGGCGCCCGGTGGCGCCTCATCGGCGTCGGGACCCTCACGGAGTAA
- a CDS encoding signal recognition particle protein Srp54, producing the protein MVLDDLGTSLRSTMDSLRGKSRIDEDDVQEVVKQIQRSLLAADVDVDLVMELSDSIKTRALEEEPPGGTTARDHVLKIVYEEMVALIGESTEIPLEEQTIMLAGLQGSGKTTTAAKMAWWFSKKGLRPAVIQTDTFRPGAYDQAKQMSENAEVEFYGDPDNDDPVDIARKGLEATEDADVRIVDTAGRHALEDDLIDEIEQIDDVVEPDRSLLVLDAAIGQGAKDQARQFEQSIGIDGVVITKLDGTAKGGGALTAVNETGSSIAFLGAGETVQDIERFEPNGFISRLLGMGDLKQLSERVERAMAETSEEDDWDPEQMMEGEFTLKDMRNQMKAMDRMGPLDQVLDMIPGLGGGLMDQLPDDAMDVTQERMRSFEIAMDSMTEEELENPAVIKSDRLARISRGSGVPEDRIEELLEQHSMMKRTMDQFGNMGDGDMQRMMKKLQQQGGGGGGGMGGMGPFG; encoded by the coding sequence ATGGTACTCGACGATCTGGGGACCTCCCTCCGGAGCACGATGGACTCGCTCCGCGGGAAGTCCCGCATCGACGAGGACGACGTCCAGGAGGTCGTCAAGCAGATCCAGCGCTCGCTGCTGGCGGCCGACGTCGACGTCGACCTCGTGATGGAGCTGTCGGACAGCATCAAGACCCGGGCGCTGGAGGAGGAGCCGCCCGGCGGCACGACCGCCCGCGACCACGTCCTCAAGATCGTGTACGAGGAGATGGTCGCGCTCATCGGCGAGTCGACGGAGATCCCGCTGGAGGAGCAGACGATCATGCTCGCCGGTCTCCAGGGGTCGGGGAAGACGACCACCGCCGCGAAGATGGCGTGGTGGTTCTCGAAGAAGGGCCTGCGTCCCGCCGTCATCCAGACGGACACGTTCCGCCCCGGCGCGTACGACCAGGCCAAGCAGATGTCCGAGAACGCCGAGGTGGAGTTCTACGGCGACCCGGACAACGACGACCCCGTCGACATCGCGCGGAAGGGGCTGGAGGCGACCGAAGACGCCGACGTGCGCATCGTCGACACCGCGGGCCGCCACGCGCTCGAAGACGACCTGATCGACGAGATCGAACAGATCGACGACGTGGTCGAGCCGGACCGCTCGCTGCTCGTGCTCGACGCCGCGATCGGGCAGGGCGCCAAGGATCAGGCCCGCCAGTTCGAGCAGTCGATCGGCATCGACGGCGTCGTGATCACGAAGCTGGACGGCACCGCGAAGGGTGGGGGTGCCCTGACGGCGGTCAACGAGACCGGCTCCTCCATCGCGTTCCTCGGCGCTGGCGAGACGGTGCAGGACATCGAGCGCTTCGAGCCGAACGGGTTCATCTCGCGGCTGCTCGGGATGGGCGACCTCAAACAGCTCTCCGAGCGCGTCGAGCGCGCGATGGCCGAGACGAGCGAGGAGGACGACTGGGACCCCGAGCAGATGATGGAGGGGGAGTTCACGCTCAAGGACATGCGCAACCAGATGAAGGCGATGGACCGCATGGGTCCCCTCGACCAGGTGCTGGACATGATCCCCGGGCTGGGCGGCGGGCTGATGGACCAGCTCCCGGACGACGCGATGGACGTGACGCAGGAACGCATGCGCTCGTTCGAGATCGCGATGGACTCGATGACCGAGGAGGAGTTGGAGAACCCCGCGGTCATCAAGAGCGACCGCCTCGCCCGCATCTCCCGTGGGTCGGGCGTCCCGGAGGACCGAATCGAAGAGTTGCTCGAACAACACAGCATGATGAAGCGCACCATGGACCAGTTCGGCAACATGGGCGACGGCGACATGCAGCGGATGATGAAGAAGCTCCAACAGCAGGGCGGCGGTGGCGGCGGCGGCATGGGCGGCATGGGACCGTTCGGGTAG
- a CDS encoding PIN domain-containing protein, producing MMPVECGVRVFDELDRLVDDPNPVTPSAVVAELEKLAAGAGEEATAASVGRDLAERCRVVPTTEEYADDAVVELAAGESFDGYVVTNDRPLRERLLARGVRVIGLRGANTLAITEP from the coding sequence ATGATGCCGGTGGAGTGCGGCGTGCGCGTGTTCGACGAGCTCGACCGGCTCGTGGACGACCCGAACCCCGTCACTCCGAGCGCGGTCGTCGCCGAGTTGGAGAAGCTCGCGGCGGGCGCCGGCGAGGAGGCCACGGCCGCCTCGGTCGGCCGCGACCTCGCGGAGCGGTGTCGGGTCGTCCCGACGACGGAGGAGTACGCAGACGACGCGGTCGTCGAACTCGCCGCGGGCGAGTCGTTCGACGGCTACGTCGTCACGAACGACCGCCCCCTGCGCGAGCGCCTCCTCGCTCGGGGCGTACGCGTAATCGGTTTAAGGGGCGCGAACACACTCGCGATAACAGAACCATAG
- a CDS encoding cupin domain-containing protein: protein MSYTTVNYRDVDAVGGGLHFLREPLECENLGVTVIDCEPGWVGKEHDHAELGHEEVYLLVEGEATAVVDGDRVPMTPGDAIRVSPEATRRLHNGDTHSRFVLAGAP, encoded by the coding sequence GTGAGCTACACCACCGTCAACTACCGCGACGTCGACGCCGTCGGCGGCGGGCTCCACTTCCTGCGCGAGCCGTTGGAGTGTGAGAACCTCGGCGTCACCGTGATCGACTGCGAACCGGGGTGGGTCGGCAAGGAACACGACCACGCCGAGTTGGGCCACGAGGAGGTGTACCTGCTCGTCGAGGGCGAGGCGACCGCCGTCGTCGACGGCGACCGGGTCCCGATGACGCCCGGCGACGCGATCCGGGTCTCCCCGGAGGCGACGCGGCGGCTCCACAACGGCGACACACACAGCAGGTTCGTCCTCGCGGGCGCGCCCTGA
- a CDS encoding 50S ribosomal protein L31e — MSANDFEERVVTVPLREAKQAPSQERGDKAMSLVRAHLAKHFSVDEDDVRLDPAVNETVWARGRKKPPSKVRLRAARFDEDGEVVVEAEPA; from the coding sequence ATGAGCGCCAACGACTTCGAGGAGCGCGTCGTCACGGTCCCGCTCCGCGAGGCGAAGCAGGCGCCGTCCCAGGAGCGCGGCGACAAGGCGATGTCGCTCGTTCGCGCGCACCTCGCGAAGCACTTCTCGGTCGACGAGGACGACGTCCGCCTCGACCCCGCGGTCAACGAGACCGTCTGGGCGCGCGGCCGCAAGAAGCCGCCGAGCAAGGTCCGCCTGCGGGCGGCCCGCTTCGACGAGGACGGCGAAGTCGTCGTCGAGGCGGAGCCGGCCTAA
- the ftsY gene encoding signal recognition particle-docking protein FtsY, producing MFDGLKDKLSSFRQDAAEEVEEKAEEVEEKAEEAEADAETDAEAAADAAGADAAEAPDESTEPTTSEAATAPTAESEGAATDEAVADDADDEDAGPSRLKRAAAFATGKVIIEEEDLDGPLQDLELALLSSDVEMSVADRILDTVREKMIGETRAQVQTTDQLVTEALHDALVEVISVGQFDFEQRIAEADKPVTIVFTGVNGVGKTTSIAKLSRWLEERGYSTVLANGDTYRAGANEQIREHAEALDKRLIAHEQGGDPAAVIYDGVEYAEANDIDVVLGDTAGRLHTSNDLMAQLEKIDRVVDPDMTLFVDEAVAGQDAVRRAQEFDDAAAIDGSVLTKADADSSGGAAISIAYVTGKPILFLGVGQGYDDLALFDPEELVDALLGEE from the coding sequence ATGTTCGACGGCCTGAAGGACAAGCTCTCCTCCTTCCGGCAGGACGCCGCCGAGGAAGTCGAGGAGAAGGCCGAGGAAGTCGAGGAGAAGGCCGAGGAGGCCGAGGCGGACGCCGAGACCGACGCCGAGGCGGCGGCTGACGCCGCGGGTGCCGACGCCGCGGAGGCGCCCGACGAGTCGACCGAGCCGACGACGTCGGAAGCCGCGACGGCGCCCACGGCCGAGTCCGAGGGCGCCGCGACCGACGAGGCCGTCGCCGACGACGCCGACGACGAGGACGCCGGCCCGAGCCGGCTCAAGCGCGCGGCGGCGTTCGCCACCGGGAAGGTCATCATCGAGGAGGAGGACCTCGACGGCCCCCTTCAGGACCTCGAACTCGCGCTGTTGTCCAGCGACGTGGAGATGAGCGTCGCCGACCGCATCCTCGACACGGTCCGCGAGAAGATGATCGGGGAGACGCGCGCGCAGGTCCAGACGACCGACCAGCTCGTCACCGAGGCGCTCCACGACGCGCTCGTCGAGGTGATCAGCGTCGGGCAGTTCGACTTCGAACAGCGGATCGCCGAGGCCGACAAGCCCGTCACCATCGTGTTCACCGGCGTCAACGGCGTCGGGAAGACGACCAGCATCGCGAAGCTGTCGCGGTGGCTGGAGGAGCGCGGCTACTCGACGGTGCTCGCGAACGGCGACACCTACCGCGCCGGCGCCAACGAGCAGATCCGCGAGCACGCCGAGGCGCTCGACAAGCGGCTCATCGCCCACGAGCAGGGCGGCGACCCCGCCGCCGTCATCTACGACGGCGTCGAGTACGCCGAGGCCAACGACATCGACGTCGTCCTGGGCGACACCGCCGGCCGCCTCCACACGAGCAACGACCTGATGGCGCAGTTGGAGAAGATCGACCGCGTCGTCGACCCCGACATGACGCTGTTCGTCGACGAGGCGGTCGCCGGGCAAGACGCCGTCCGCCGCGCCCAGGAGTTCGACGACGCCGCGGCCATCGACGGCTCCGTGCTCACGAAGGCCGACGCCGACTCCTCCGGCGGCGCGGCCATCTCCATCGCGTACGTCACCGGCAAGCCGATCCTGTTCCTCGGCGTCGGGCAGGGGTACGACGACCTCGCTCTGTTCGACCCCGAGGAGCTGGTCGACGCGCTGTTGGGCGAGGAGTAG